The nucleotide window ATCTGAGATCATCCATTTACCTATATCTCCATTCATGTATCTATGTTTCTCTATGCATCTATTCTGTGAACTCAATACATTAATTGTgcaaaaacagagaaaaacaaatttcTTTCCTGACCTCGGGAAATTCATGTTCATGTGATGAGacaatatgcaaataaataaaaagggtgAAAGAAATAGTACAAAAAGCATATTTGAACACAGAGATGAAGGGTaaggaggcaaaggctttctgaACAATGCAGTTAGTCCAGTGAGGCTGGGTGACTTAGGGAATGGAGGATGTGAAGAGTTGGGGAAGAGATGGGAAGGATACAACAGAAAGTGGAACACAAAGAATTGACTGCCTCCACTGCAGTGCCTGAGAGAATGTCAAAGCAGAGAGATGTTTCTGGAAAGACAGGATACAGACTCTGCATATGGAGATTTCATTGGAGGGTGTGGGTCATGATGCAATCTGCATTTTCAAATATAGTGAATGTTACATTGGAAAGGCAGTAGGAAGAAAACAATGGGAGTAACACAGCTAGTTATTTAGAAAGGACAGATGATAATAGCAACTGGCATGGGCCATATTTAAGGCTAAATGCTAAAGGAGTAGCTCAGAGtgcaagaagaaacaaaaactggCTCTCCGGTTGCTGAAGTTGCTGGAAGCAGGCCACCACTTGACAACACGGGAGAGAAGAGAGATGTAAGTTTAGGGGAAACCAGAAACTTTTACAAAATATCGGAATAGACACGTGAGTTGGTAGCTGGAGATACAAACTAGAGATCAGGGGATGGGGATACCCATAATTTGCATTACTTGTTTGCTTAAATCCAACCACATCCTTATCACTTTCCAGACAACCTAGGCTATGCAGGACTTAGTTTTTCTAGGCACCTACTATCCCATGTCTATATACCAAGCTCTCATGTAAAAcattttctgctttctccttcccttctttcctccatccctccatccctccatccttctgttcttccctttctttcttttgtacacACTCCACTTCTCTTGCGTGGATTACTTTCCCATCTTATCTAGCTATTTTATCTTTGACCTGGTTCCATGGGTAAGCCTTTCTGTTCTCCTGTAGATTGGATGGTATGGATGTTCTTTTTCCTGTCCATCACCACACTCTAAACAACTCTCTATAGACAATGCACCAGCTTATCCACCCTGGCATGCCACTTATTAGTTAATTTAGCTTTGATAAAATGTGTAAATATTCTGTTTGATTTCTTATTTATAAATTGGATGATATGAGGTATCATTCTTGCATTATTGCCTGGCACAGTGGAAGCACCATGCAAGTCACTTAATATTATTATAATGATATACTTATCACAATGTTGTGTAATGATTTTTCATGTTGTTTTTTATCCTCCAGTGCAGTCACTGAGCCTTTCCTCTTAGTTTCTGGCACCTTGACCCTCATGAATTCTTTCCAATGTGGATTAATGTattaaggaaggaaaaaatgagCAGTAGGATGTAACAGTCCCCTGAGAAAAGCTGTCCCTTCTGTTGGAGTCTTTCTGTATTCATACTTTTCTGGCTACCATACCCAAAGCTGAGATGTCCTAAGTTGGCTGTTCCAAATTAGGTTTTGGTTCAACAAAAGGAATATTGTTACCTTTGGATCAGGTAGGCATGGCCCAAATGCTTCCAGAAGGAGAGTCTCTTCTCTCACAGCCGTCTCATAGTCTACAAAAGACAGCTTCCCATCATGGTCATGGTCCTGTGAGGTGTACAGTCTGGGTCAGTCAGCACATGGCATTCTTGGTGCAAATGCACACTCATTTTCACATTCAAGTGTTAGTAGGAGAATGAGAGATTAGGTTGGGAAGGtgaaaaataacttttatagtgtgtgggggggtgttatTAGCATGGAATTGAGAGCCTCTGacatggtaggcaagtgctctgtcactgagtCACACATGCAgcccaaagaaaatacaaacaaggaAATGTTAACCCTTACTTAACTAAACAGAGTACTGAAAATCACTGTAATTCAATTATTACTTCTATCCTGTGGATTCCCTTCAAGTTTCAATATTAAACCTCTAAATTACCCATACTTACCATTTTCTTAAGTGTTATTTCAACCAAATCCTTAATCCCTTCATCAGGGTCCTCCTCAGAGGGCTGCTTGAGAAGGCTGTTCTTCAGCATGTGGAACATCTCCTCCTTTGAAATGAAGCCATCACCATTCAGATCAAACACTTCAAAGCAATctaaaaaaatcatatatatatatatttatatttaagtgtgtgtgtgtgtgtgtgtacataagggTGAAGGGTGGTTCttatgctaaggtcctgttcacCAATAGGTTCttgaaccataaaaaaaaaatactagtggccaattgctgggcaggataggcaggacttccaggttccCACAGGCCAGCTAAGACAtgcaaggagagaagaaaggagttttgccatgcttcagagggagaaaagcCAACAATCCATGTGAGATCTTGGGCAGAGTGGCCACAGACTGTTTCTACAGGCAGGAGGCTGGAGATGTtgagctgggactgaaggtggCTGAGCAATTGAAGCTGAGTACAGATTTGAGTGCTGAACTGGAAATACTGAAAAGGGTATACTAGCCAAGGAGGATTGGAGCCACCCAGCAGTTGAGCCAAAAAGGCAAGTTGAAATGGAgtaactgtgtgtgcctgtgtttttcATCCAAGGATCCAATATTGTCTGGGTAGGGACTGTTATACGGCCTGTTCCCAGAACTTAGGCAGGGTAGCAAAAGCTACATgcaacatatatgtgtgtatgtatgtatgcatgtgtgtgtgtgtgtgtgtgtgtgtgtgtgtgtataataacttgcttgcttaaagtatGAGTTGAATGTATTGGTGCATCATTAGAATGAAAGGTCGGTGTTGGCAGTGCTTCTTTTCATGCCATTCAGTCCTTAAATGGTTTCTCTTTTAATTAATATACTCCCATTCTTTATTAACTTAAATTTGTCCTATAGAAAGGAttcaccaaccaaccaaagcacTTTATTGGTGGTTTGGAAAACAGTCATTTAAAGGCTTTTTGGTATGTTTATCATAATGTATCAACTGCAAGCTTACATTTCATCTTTTCATCTAAAGTCCCTCGAAGAAACAGTGATAATCCATGAACCCACTCTGATACGCTTATACAGCCATCGTTGTCTCTATCAAAACCTCGAAATACTAAAAAAGACACAATATAATTTGGGTTGGATTTTAAAAGTTTGTAATATAGCAAGTCTCACATCACTCTGCTATACAAAGCTATTTCAAGACCCAAGATCCCATGCCCTCCTTTAGCAAAAGAAACTGAGGTACATAAACTTTTAATTACATATTAAACTTATTATGCAGAAAattcttttaattatatttttattttgtcttcatgTGCTGTGGGAATGAATAATGttcttaatatataaattatggttgaagaaataataataattaataataatgatgataatatacTAGTCATTAGATATTTAAACTTAttaatcaaaatcaaaattattttagTCCTCAAGACAAGTGCTGTGGTTACATGGTAGAAGTATGCCTTAACTGGTTGTAAACTACTTACAAGCATGTAAGGAAATTTAAATAGAACTGGAACACTATGGGGCTTTCGTATGACTGTATGCACTTAGCTACCCAACACAAATTTGGTCTTTTtctaaacaacaaaagaaagaggggaCCTCTTCCTTTTGCAGACATTTTGGAAGattaatatatattcaaatgaaGTTGGGAATGATTCCTCCCATAAGTAAGCCCAGTCTTAAACCTTTTTAAATTACAGTTGAATAAGGCAATTTGACTTGTATGTTATCTTACCTCTGTCCATGATCATGTCATCTGTCATTCCAAATGTCACATGCAAGATGTTCCGAAATACATTACGATCTAGTCCAGTGACTactcctggcttctctggcacATCTCCCACCAAATTATAGAAAAGTGTTATAAGACATTTTACTTCAAATTTATTAACTGTAAAAGATCAAAATGGACACATAACAAAAgtgcactttaaaattttaagttcttACTCAAAtattgcattttttaatttatgtgttcaAAACAAAGACATCTAATAGTTGTTTGCCATTTTTACAACCCCTATATTCTGAGTCACAGGTTTAGAATTAAAGGAAGATAATGCCAAAATCACAGTATCCACTAACAAGGTAAGTTCTTCCTGCTGGAGCCAAATGGTAAATAGATGTAGGCTCATTGCATTTAGAATGAAAAAAGATATCAGCCATATGATCCAAATGACTGTGCTGACAAATTCTAAACTTCACAGTGCAGGTAGAGGATAGTGATAGTAGAATTGTTTCAGACTGACAGCAACAGTCAGCATTTGATGGAGGTGTTTATGGCAGCTACAAACAAGAGTTTTCCTGGAAATTTAGGCTACCAAATATCCGTGTAATGCTTTCCATTTCACTGAATTTATAAGGTACAGTTTTGAAATCAgaggttgtttttattattttattttctttgttggatattttctttatttacatttcaaatgttatcccctttccctgtttcctctctggaaatctCCTATCATataccccctctccctgcttctatgagggtgaccccccaccctcccaccaactctctcccacctcctgccctggcattcccctacactggtgcattgagccctcacaggaccaagggcctctccttccattgatgcccaacaaggccatcctctgctacatacaaagctggagccatgggtcgctccatgtgtactctttggttggtgctttagtccctggaggctctggggtgtctggttggttgatattgttgttcttatggggttgcaaaccccttcagctacttcagtcctttctcttaagcATGTTCTACAAAGCagcattttttttcctacaaCTTGTGTGAACATTAACAAGAAACTAATGAAGTTTACTTTGTAAacggatttttttatttacttaaaacatatacccacacacgaaagagaaagagggagagggggggagagagggagagagagagagagagagagagagagagagagagagagagagtgagaataTGAGAGGGAATGAGAGAGTATAAGAATGAATACTTACTGGCATTAAGAACATATGTGAAGGCTGGCAACATAACCCAGCTGGTTAAAAAAAGGCACTTGCCTTGACATAGAGGCCTGGTAACTTGagtttgatacacacacacacacacacacacacacacttatacagcACCAGCACTGCCAACACTGTCATCagcaacaataaataaaacatttttatattcagTTTACCAAAAAGAATATAAGTGAATTTAAATGTGAAATATGAGTGGGAGTTAGagaaattttatgtatgtatgctttcGTACATAAGGACAAAGCctgtgtgtaaaagaaaatagagaaactgCACCCCATAATACATGCCACAGCAGACTGAGGATGGTTAGGGATCACAGTTTAGGAGAAAATCTTAAAACgttggaaaagaaaacaatagtaGAAAATGGTTAAGACTTTTAAATGAACTGTTAAAATGGAAAACAGCATGTCAGTCCCTATCAATGAGATCCAGTGATTCAGTGATTTACTTCAGCACAGCACTAGAGAACTGAGAGAAGGAACTCAGTGTATATGCCTAGACATCAATGTTCACAGTAACATCCTTCAGAAGAGCCAAGAGGAGCAACCTAAGTGTTCTGTGGTGGATGAATGGTTAAACAAAATGTGATAGAGCCAAGCAATAGAATCCTTACTTTTGAGGGTTGTTACAAGATTCATGAGCATTTAGCTGAAAGACAGAAAGTATAGCCATGTCCTCATGCTGATGCCACAGCATTggaaaaataatgtaaaaggaaCTACTTCTGCCTGTCTCTTCACTATCAGACCTGCTTTTTATTTGCAAAATGACAGGCACTCTGGAGTCAGAGCCTGAAGCTGAccttcaaagaaaaaacaaaaaagaaaaagaaaaagaaaaaaacccaaattgTACAATAATACTCTTCTGCCTCACATTTAATGCAAAGATAGATCAAGTAGCGATGGACCTAGCACAGAGATGGTCCTACCACAGCAATGGACCTTACACAGTGGTAGACAAACATAAGGAGAGAGACCAAGCAAAGAAATGGACTTATTACAGAGATAGTTGGACCTAGCATAGATATGGACCTAGTAGAGATGGACCTAGAACATAGATGAACCTAGCACAAAGAGAGATAgggatggagggggagaggggtgATTAAGAGGGAGAATGGGaatgaagagggagagggaaagggagaggaagagaaagagagggatctAGCACAGAGATGGACTTAGTATATAGATGGACATAGCACAGAGATAGATGGACATAGAACAAAGATGAGACTAGCACAGAGATGGGACTCAGCACAGAGATAGACCTATCATGGAGATATATGGACCTAGCAGAAAGATGGAATTACCACAGAGATGGACCTAGGGACAAAGAACTGCCAGGTCCAGAACAAAACCCCCTGAGATGACTTTCTTTCCTGGAACTGAATAAAAGTATATCTGCAACAGAAAACAGGGACAGtagagaacaggaacaacagaacAACTGGGCTTAGGCTCCCTTTTTCCCCAAGGAAAGACCTGTTTTGTAGATATACTTGCATGTGTCCTACTGTCTCTTCTAATTTTCTATAAACTCGAAACTGCCCATAGGCACAGGAGGAAAGCTAGATACCCTCACTCAATTTTTCAATCAGTAAATAAATCTTGTTTTCCTTTaccaatttttattttctattatcttTTGAAATACAGTAAACTGAAGAAGCATGTTTAGGGACCAACGTTGATTTAACAAGAAGAGAAAATATGGTTCCATTTATGTGATGTAGCTACTTTTCTCAAAATAGTGGCAGAGTCTGATGGGTTCCAGTGGTTGTGTCATAGAAACGAGTGTTAGTGTTTAGTTGGTACAGGGTTTACTTGGGGAAGACTGGAGACTGATGATTATAACAGCGACATGACCCTGTGATCTACAGAGTCCCCTCCTGTATGAAGTTTCACTTCACATATTATAGTGTAAGATTGATAGATGCAATTAAAAAACTTGACTTTTATTACAGAATATTGtaacaattttaatgtattctttgTAACTAATCTGACCTGTTAGATGCCTCATATATAACTTAAAATACAttaggtatatatgtatgcagGGAAAAACATCGACTACATAATGTTCAATATATCTAAGAGCAGGCATCTTGAACTTCATCCCCATTATCATGGTAAAGTGAAAACTTCTGAACTTAATGCCAAGAACCAAACATATAAAATAGTTAATATATTAAATCTAatgataaaaaaatgaatgttcaTGATCAAGCAAAGCTCTAAAAGTTAAGATCTTTTAGTGTCCAAGGAAGGCTCAGCAACACAAGTCAATCTCAACAGAAATGTCCTTTAAGTGACATTAGTTTAATTTGTAACTGTGATTGAAAGTCATCTATGAGAAAAAGTTTCTCACTGATTTTAAAACTTCTTGACTACTTCATATGTGAACAGTGCACCTACATCAttgtctctccttcctttccattAACTCCTCCCCATCTCATAATCTCCAATTCCTTCCAAATTCATGACCTTTTAAATtgctgtgtatacacacacacacacacacacacacacacacacacacacacacagagagagagagagagagagagagagagagagagagagagaagctatgTAGAATGCTGTAGAGTATAGCACTTTAACTAGGAGCTGCACCTATTTCCTCTGTACACACTGACAAGTCAACCAATGTTGTCTTTCCTCTGATCATGTTCCCAAAATTATACTGTTGAGTTTTTATGGCTGCATTTTCCTGGTCATGTCTAGGGATGCTATATAGTAGCTAGCATCTTGGTCTTCTAACTCTTAAAAGctgtcttctccctcttctttgatttttctctgaGTCTTAGAAATATccacaaatggaacctcataaaactgcaaaacttctgtaaggcaaaggacactgtcattaggacaaaatggcaaccaacagattgggaaaagatctttaccaatcctatatctgatagagggctaatatccaaaatatacaaagaactcaagttagattccagagagtcaaataaacctattataaatagggtacagagctaaacaaagaattctcagctgagaaaaaatcaaatggctgggaagcacctaaagaaatgctcaacatccttagtcatcagggaaatgcaaatcaaaacaactctgattccacttcacaccagtcagaatggctaagatcaaaaactcaggtgacaacagatgctggtgaggatgtggagaaagaggaacactcctccattgttggttggattgcaggctggtacaaccactctggaaatcagtctggaggttcctcagaaaattggacattgcactacctgaggacccagctatacctctcttgggcatatacccaaaagatgctccaatatacaacaaagacacatgatccactatgttcatagcagccttatttataatattcagaagctggaaataacccagatgcccttcaacagaggaatggatacagaaaatgtggtacatctacacaatggaatgctactcagctatcaaaaacaatgacttcatgaaattcataggcaaatggaatgaactagaaaatatcatcctgaatgaggtaactcaatcacagaaaaacgcacatggtattgcactcactgataagtggatattagcccaaaagctggaattacccaagatacaatccacaggccaaagtggacgaccaaagtgtggacgcttcactccttaaaagggggaacaaaaatattcataggaggggatatagagacaaagtttggagcagagactgaaggaactgccattcagagcctgctcctgaGAAGTtcagccagagaatgagaaatagagaggcaaatgctagcagcaaaccattgaactgagaacagggtacct belongs to Rattus norvegicus strain BN/NHsdMcwi chromosome 11, GRCr8, whole genome shotgun sequence and includes:
- the Clxn gene encoding calaxin isoform X1; this translates as MNRKKLQKLTDTLTKSCKHFNKFEVKCLITLFYNLVGDVPEKPGVVTGLDRNVFRNILHVTFGMTDDMIMDRDCFEVFDLNGDGFISKEEMFHMLKNSLLKQPSEEDPDEGIKDLVEITLKKMDHDHDGKLSFVDYETAVREETLLLEAFGPCLPDPKRQMEFEAQVFKDPNEFNET
- the Clxn gene encoding calaxin yields the protein MNRKKLQKLTDTLTKSCKHFNKFEVKCLITLFYNLVGDVPEKPGVVTGLDRNVFRNILHVTFGMTDDMIMDRVFRGFDRDNDGCISVSEWVHGLSLFLRGTLDEKMKYCFEVFDLNGDGFISKEEMFHMLKNSLLKQPSEEDPDEGIKDLVEITLKKMDHDHDGKLSFVDYETAVREETLLLEAFGPCLPDPKRQMEFEAQVFKDPNEFNET
- the Clxn gene encoding calaxin isoform X2, yielding MNRKKLQKLTDTLTKSCKHFNKFEVKCLITLFYNLVGDVPEKPGVVTGLDRNVFRNILHVTFGMTDDMIMDRVFRGFDRDNDGCISVSEWVHGLSLFLRGTLDEKMK